GGTTTTCCTGTCCATGGCCGGCGCATGGGGCGCGCGAATGCCGTTGCCCGGATTCACGCCTCGCGGGTCGAAGAAGGCATCCGGAGACGCTCCCTCGGGGCGCTCCCACCCGTTCGAGGAGACATCATGCGTTCGTTCAAGACGTCGTTGAGGAGCTCGCTGTCCCTGGTCCTGCTCGCCACCGGTGCGTGTGGCCCTTCACTGGGAGGCGCACCCCCTCCGCCCCGATCCCCCACGGGCGCCGGGTGTGACGACTCCGCCACGAGCCAGTTCGTCGCCAACAAGCTCACCCTGCCCTCCCTCACCCGCTCCTACGCCGGGGACATGGACGGAGACGGCAGCACCGACAACCGCTTCCACACGCTGTTCGCCGGCCTGCAGACGGTGGGGTTCGACACCCAGACGATGGTCAACAACATGGCCACCAATGGCCGGGGCATGACGCTGATGGAGATGCGCGGGTCCGCCCAGCGCGAGGGCTGCGCCGCGACGATGCGCATGCAGGCCGCCGAGCATCCCCCGGCGCCCCCCCGCTATGACGGGCGGGACACGTTCACGCCCAGGCCCGGCAGCCCCGCGGTCTCGCTCTCGGGCTCCGTGAGCAATGGCGTGCTGGGCACCACCTCGCCCACGAAGATGCAGGCCTCGGAGGTGACGCCGCTGCGCATCCAGGTGACCCTGGTGGAGGGGGTGACGGTGCCCCTGGATCTCTACGGCGTCGAGGTCCAGGGCGCGCTCTCCGACAGCGGCGCCATGGAGGGCGAGGTCCATGCCGTGCTGCGCAAGCAGGACATCGACGAGCAGGTCATCCCGGCCATGGCCCAGGCACTCACGGCCAAGGTCAACAAGGAGCCCACCGGAGCGGTGGCGCAGAGCATCGTGGCGTTCTTCGAGGACACGGAGGACTCCGCCACCTCGAAGGCGAAGTGCGACGCCGATCCGGCCCGGTGCTGCGCGATGAATCCCGCCACGTGCGAGCTCTCGGCCGAGGAACTGCGGGAGAACGCGATGCTGATGGGGTACCTGGAGCCCGACGTGCAGATGTTCGACAACGGCTCCTGGAAGCCGACTCCCGGGGGCACCGCCAAGGACTCCCTGTCCGTCGGCTTCGGACTCTCCGCGGTGCAGGCCTCGTTCTGAGCCGCCCTCAAGCGCCCGCTGGGAGGAAGAGCGGCCGCAGCGCTCCGGCCACCAGCGCGCGCAGGGCCTGGGGCGCGGGGGCCACCAGGTGCACCGCCCGGGCCCTCGCCGCCGCGGCCCCCAGGGACTTCTGGTGCTCGGCGAAGCGCCGCGTGTAGGCCGCCAGCACCTCTTCCGTGAGGAGCTCCTCCAGCGCCGCGCCGCTCTCCGCGTCCACCAGCCGCGCCCCTTCGCCTCCCGTGGGCTCCAGGTCCTCCGCGTCCAGCACCTGCACCAGGAAGAGGGCCGCGGCCCCCTGCGCCAGCCTCGACACCAGGGCCGGCAGCGGGGCCTCGAAGAGGAAGTCGCTCACCACCACGCGCAGGCCGCACGGGCGCAGCGGTGGCAGACGCCCGAGCGCGGCGTGTAGATCGTCCTTCGCGTCGAAGCTGGCGGAGCGCAGGGCGGAGCGGCACACCTGCCCCTGCACGCGCTCCGGACGCGCGCCGCCCACCACCAACGTGGGGCTGAGTCCCTGGTGGGCCCCCACCTCCGTGGCCAGCAGCGCCAGCTCGCGCGCACAACCGGCCTTGCGCGGCGACAGCGCCATGCTGCGCGAGCCGTCCAGCAGCACCTCCAGGCGCGGGGACACCTCGTCCTGGCGCACGCGCAGAATCAGCTCACCGGTGCGTGCCACCGCGTTCCAGTCCATCTGCCGCAGATCGTCTCCCGGCTGGTACGCGCGGAAGTCATGCAGCTCCAGCGAGGAGCCGGCCGAGGCCGCGCGCACCGCGCCCACGCGGCCCCGGTGGGGCGTACGGGGCAGGGCCAGCGCGAGGCCCGGGGCCAACCGGGCCACCTCCGCCTCGTCGAAGTCCAGCGGGGTGCTCATGAGGCGTGGGCCCGGCGCTCGCGCTCGACGAGGGCCCGGTCCGCGGCGAAGGCGGTGAGCACGGCCACCAGCCACACGCAGGCGAGCAGCCCCAGGTTCATCTTCGTCTCCTGCACCGAGTAGTCGTAGTCGCTGAAGTTGGCCACCCCGACGAAGGGGTTGAGCAGGTTGAAGAGCGGGTCATCCACGCGCTGGTCGAAGAGGACGGCCAGCAGCGGAAGCAGCGCGCTGGCCAGGCCCGCCATCGCGAAGAAGAGGACGCGCACCACCGCCGGGGAGGCGAGCCGGTCCGAGCTCGGCAGGCGCCCCACCACCAGCGGCAGCGACAGGTAGAGGATGGCGTAGGCCGGCGCGGCGAGCACCCCGAGCAGATGGGCGTGGGAGGAGTCGGAGCTGGAGCTGTTCAGGGACAGGAAGAAGAACCCCATGCACAGCGCCGTCCAGCCGAGCACCAGCAGCACGATGAGCCGGAAGCCCCGCACCGCGCCCGGACGCAGGAGGGACCAGGGCCGCGTGAGGACACGCAGCGCCCGGGCCTGTCCATCCACGTCCGTGGCCACGAAGATGCCGATGACGCACAAGTGCAGACACCCCAGGACGCTCGTCGCCGCGGCCGCGGCCGTCGGTGGGGTGTCCCACAGCCACAGTCCCATCACCAGCGCGCCGGTGAGCACCATCTGCACCGTGAGCGCCAGCCGGGGGCCGCGCGTGTAGTTCTCCGTGGAGAGCGACAGGCGCGCGGCGGCCGTCTCGAAGAGCAGCCACCCGTAGGAGAACATCACCCAGAGGCAGATGCCCGTGGCGAGGAGGAAGCCATTCTCGCGCACGACGGAGCGGTAGCCCTGCTCGCTCAGGAAGAAGGCGGCGATCAGCCCGTACATCAGCGCCATGCCCAGCGTGCCCAGCAGCACGAGGTTCACCAGGGCGCGGCCGATGCGTCCATCCGCGAGCGTGGCCACGCACACCGCCACCACGGTGAGGAAGAGGAGCCAGCTGGCGCCCAGCCCGAGCACCAGGAGGATGGTCGGCAGGTCGATGCCGTTGAGGTAGTAGCTGAAGAGGAGGAAGGGCCCCACGGCGGAGGCGTACAGCCCGGCCTGCACCAGGAAGGAGGCCACCTTGCCGCGGAGAATCCGCCGGGGCCCCAGGCCGGTGAGGATGAGCAGCACCCACGTCTCGTCCTCGCGCTCGCGCGCCAGCGAGCGGTAGGCGCTGTAGGGGATGATGAAGAAGTGCACCATCGCCAGGCAGACGTAGAAGCCGAAGAAGAAGCCCTGGCCCTGGGTGGAGAGCCCGTCTTCCCGCGAGGTGGCGTAGGCCACCATGGAGAGGATGAAGCAGGAGAGCAGCATCAGCCCGAAGCTCACCCAGAAGACGCGAGAGCGGACGCCCTGGCGCACCTCCTTCACCACCAGCGGGTTGAGCCGGTCCCCCAGCCGCTCCAGCAGTCCGGGCCGGGCCTCCTCGCGCGGGGCGGTGCCCGCGGTGTCCGTGGCGAGCGCGCTCACGCCACCCTCCCCTTCGTCACGTGCATGAACGCATCCTCCAGGTTGCGCTCGCGGTGGCTGAAGGCACACACGGGCACGCCCGCCCCCACCAGCGCCGCCAGCACCCGCGCCGCCGACTCGTCCACCCAACCGCCCGCCGCGCCACCCTCGTGCTCCAGCCGCACCCGCAGCGCCTCCCCCTCGCGCGCCACCTGCTTCACCCGGGGCTGCTCCAGCAGCAGCCGCTCGGCACGCGCCCACACCGCCTCGCCCTCCTCGCCCGGGTAGAGGCGCACCATCAGCTCCGCCACCGCCGTCCCCGTGGCCTGCGCGAGGATGTCCGCCACCTTGCCCGTGGCCAGCAACCGCCCCTGCTCGATGATGGCGCAGGTGTCACAGATTTCGGCCAGCTCGGTGAGGATGTGGCTGGAGATGAGCACCGCCTTGCCCTGGTCCGCGAGCGCGCGCAGCAGCTCGCGCAACTCAATCCGGGCGCGCGGGTCCAGGCCGTCCGCCGGCTCGTCGAGGATGAGCAGCTTCGGATCGTGCAGCAGCGTGCGCCCGAGCGCCACGCGCTGCTTCATGCCCTTGGAGAGCGCGCTGGTGAGCTTCTCCTGGAGGGGCAGCAGTCCGGTGAACTCCATCACCGAGGCCACGCGCCGGGCCCGCTCCCTGCCCTGGAGGCCGTAGGCGCGCGCGAAGAAGTCGAGGAACTCGAGGACGGTGACGTCGTCATAGGTGCCGTAGCGGTCCGGCATGTAGCCGATGAGCGGCCGCACCTTGTCCGGGGTGTCCACCAGCGAGTGCCCGTCCAGCGTCACCTGGCCCGCGTTGGGCGTGTCCAGGGTGGCCAATATCCGCATGGTGGTGCTCTTGCCGGCGCCGTTGGGCCCGATGAAGCCCAGGATGGTGCCGGCCTCCAGCTCGAAGGACACGTCATCCACCGCGCGCAGGGCGCCGTAGTCGCGCCGCAGGCCCTTCACCTCCAGCAGGCTCATGGTGCGTCCACCCTTCCGCGCACGAAGTGCAGGCCCTCGTGCAGCTCCACCGGGAGCGCCGACAAGGGCAGCAGTCCCGGTCCCCCCAGCTTCGCGGCGAACCCCCCCTCCGGAAGCGGCTCGTCCAGCGTGCGCCAGGCCACGCGAGAGAAGCGGTGATTCACGGACGCGGAGAAGTCCACCACCTGGAGGAAGGACACCTTGTCCCCGGTAGCGGGCGCCAGCGTGGCCTCGCCCTCGGCGCCGTCGGCGAGTGCCGGCAGTTGCCACAGCTTGCCACCGAGCCGCACGTGACCCGACGCCAGCGGCGCGCCGAGCGCGTTCTGCACGCGCAGCCCCTGGCCCTCGCGGCGCACGGTGAGCCGGGCCCGCGAGGGCAGCATCGCCACCTCGCCCCACTCGCGGTAGGTGCGCGAGGGCAGGAAGCCGCCCGTCACCGCCATGCCATTCGTCCAGTCCGCCTCGGTGGCCTGCGACTCCCAGTCCACGTCCGGCCCGAGCAGCGCGGCCATGGCCGGGACGTGCAGGCCCTCCGGCTCCAGGTTGGCGTAGTAGCCGCCGACGCCCACCATCAACGCCCGGTCCCGGTCCCGGTCCAGCCAGATGAGGCTGTAGCGGGCGGCGTGGATGACGAAGCCCTCCACGAGCACGGACCAGGCGACGATGGCCAGGCACGTGACGAGCGCCACCGAGGGCACGGCGATGAGCAGCGCCACGGGCCCCTTGCGCCGGGCGAGCATGAGGCCTCCGGGCCCCACCGCCAGCACGAAGAGGGTGATGAGGAGCAGGAAGCGGCCCACCGGCGCCTGGACGCCGGGCAGCAGCGGCGCCTCGCCGTTGTTCAGCAGGTGGTTGCTGTTGAAGGGCCCGCGCTGCCAGCTCGGAGGAGGGCCCGCGGGAGCGACGACACTCACGGGAGCCTGGGCAGGCTCCTCCAGGAGGTTCACGTCGGCGAGCAACCCGTCACCGCACTCCTGCGCCTTCGCGCACACCCGCAGCCGGCCGAAGCCATAGGGGAGCACGCCCGTGGGCGTCTGGGTGAGCAGCGGCAGACGCGCCACCACATCGCGCGGAGGACGGAGGAGGACCAGGTGGCCACCGGTGGCGGCGTAGGCCTCGAGCGCGCTCCAGGCATCCGCCGGAATCGCGGTGACGTCCCCGGCCACCACCACCATCCGGTGGCCCACGTAGAGGGCGAGCTCGCGCGGCGCGTCCTGCGGCGGGATGAAGCGCACCGACAGCTTCGGCTTGTCCTTCACGCGGGGCAGCTTCGTGCCCGACTGGAAGGCCTGCTCCGAGCCCAGCACGAGCACCGGCTGGCCCGACGGGTCCACCGAGTAGAAGTTGAAGGAGCGGAAGGCACCGCCCGGACTGCTCAGGCGCACCAGGCCGCCCTGCGCGGTGCTGGGAACCGGAATCCAGGCGGAGAGCCGCTGGCGGGCCCCCACCTCCACCTGCCGCGTGGACACCTGGGAGCGGCCTACCCGCTGCGACTCGACGCGGATGCTCACGGCATGCGGGGTGGCGCCCGGGTTGAAGAGCACCACCTCCAGGGGGATGTAGCCGCCCGCGGGGCGCAGCACGCTGTTGAGCACCGTGGCCTTCAGGGCGCTCTCGGACAACTCCACCGCCTGGCCCGGCACCTCCTCGTAGCCGGGAACCCAGTTCGCGTCGTGCTCCTCGGCGTCCTCCTCGTCGCTGGCGGGCTCCTCCTCGACGGCCGGGGCCACCACCGCCGTGGGCTCGGTGGCCACCGCGAGCGTGGGGCTCAGTCCCAGCAGCAGGGCGAGGAGGAGCGCGGCGCGAAGACGCTCACGCACGGGGCACCTCGGGAACGGCCTGCAGCAGGGCGCGCACCACGTCCAGGGTCCCCACCTTCTCCAGCGAGGCCTCGTAGGCGAGCACCAGGCGGTGGTTGAGGACGGCGGGAGCGGCGGCCACCACCTCGTCGAAGCCCACGTTGGGCTTGCCCCGTATCAACGCGAGCGCCCGTCCGGCCGCGGCCAGCGCCAGCGCCGCGCGAGGGCTGGCCCCATAGCGCACGAAGCGGCGCACCGGCTCCGGCGCGCCCGGGCCACGCGGGTCGCTCGCCTCCACCAGCCGGCCGATGAAGTCCGCCACCGGCACCGGCAGGTGCACCCGGTCCACCGCGGCGAAGAGCGAGGCGAGGCCCTCGGCGTCCGTCACCGAGGGCAGCACGGGTGGAGTGCCGCGCACGCGCGTGGTGAGCAGGGTGGTGAGCGTCTTCGCCCCCACGGGCGGCACCTGGACGCGGAAGAGGAAGCGGTCCAGCTGCGCCTCGGGCAGCGGGTAGGTGCCCTCCAGCTCGATGGGGTTCTGCGTGGCGAGCACGAAGAAGGGCTCGGGCAGCGGGCGCGTCTGGCCGAGCACCGTCACGCTGCGCTCCTGCATGGCCTCCAGCAGCGCGGACTGCGTCTTGGGGCTGGAGCGGTTGATTTCATCCGCGAGCACCACGTTGGCGAAGAGGGGGCCCTCGCGGAAGGTGAACTCCCGGCGGCCCTCGCCCTCGAGGACGTAGGTGCCGGTGATGTCGCCGGGCAGCAGGTCCGGGGTGAACTGGATGCGGCGGAAGGGCAGTCCAAGCAGCCGCGCGAGCGCCTTGCACAGCTCCGTCTTGCCCAGGCCCGGCAGGCCCTCCAGCAGCACGTGGCCGCGCGCGAGCACCGCCGCCGTCACCTGCTCCACCACCTGCGTCTGGTCGAGCAACACCTGATTCAGCCCCTTCTGGAGCTGCGCCACCCTCTCCACCGCGCCCTGCACCTCGGCGGGGCTCAACAGTTCCGACACGGCCGACTCCTCTCCTAGGGTTCCCCCCCGAAATACCGCTTCACCAGGTCCCGGTTGCGGGGCAGCAGCGGCCCCGCCGAATGTCCCGCCTCCGCGTCGCCCTGGGCACCCGTCCCCTGCCCGCCGCCGCCTCCTCCACGGCCCTCGCTCCGCTGCGGTTCCGCGGAGCGCAGGCCCCACAGGCCCTGTGCCTCGCCGCCCTGCCCCTTCGGCAGCGGCTTGAAGTCGAGCCGCTCCGGATCCATCTCCGCCTTGTCGCCGAAGACGAGCGGCTGGCTCTCCCCACCCCGTGACACGCCGCCCTTGCCCGGCCGCGTCTGGCGGCTCGCGTGGCCGTCCTGGCGACCCTGCCCCTCGCCCTCGCCCTCGCCTTCTCCTGGCCGCGAGCCATTGCGCCCATTGCGCCCGTTGCCCTGGCCGAAGCGCTGCTCCAGCTCGCGTTGGCGGCGCTCGAGCGTCTCGCGCAGGCTGGCCACCTCATCACGCGAGCGAGCACCTCCGCTGCCGCCCTGCTTCGCCTCGGCCTGGCCGCGGGTGCCCCCATCCCCCGCGCCCGGGGCTCCCCCGCTATTGCCGGAGGCGGGGTTCCCCTCCTCCTGGCCCTGCTGCTGCCGCTGCGCGGCGGTGTCGGAGCCCAGCGCCATCAGCGCGTTCTCAAGGGCCTCGCGCTCCCGGGTGGCGGCCTCGGCTCCGGCGGCGGCGTCCAGCGACTCCTCCAGCTCGCGAGCGGCCTCGGAGGCGGTGGCCAGCTCGGCGGCGGCCTTGGCGGCGCGGGCCTCCAGCGACTTCTCCAGGCTGTCGGCGGCCTCCCAGTCGGTGCTGTCGAAGCGGCCCTCGGCGACCTCCTCGGACAGCCGGCGCAGCTCCTCCTCCAACGGAGCGCCCAGCGGCTCCTCGCGGGCGAGCGCCTCGGCCTTGGCCTGCACGGCGGCCACCTTCGCCGCGGCGGCCGCGTTGGCGGGGCCCACCCGGCGCGCGGGCAGCGGCAGGAGGAAGCCCACCGCGAGGAAGGCGAGCGCCGCGAGCAACGCCCCCACCGGGCGCTTCCAGGCCACGGGCGGGAGTGTCACCGCCCGGGCGTACTGGTTGGCGGAGAGCTCCCACTCGCCCACGGGGCGCTCCAGCCGGGTGAGCAGCAAGCCGCCCGCGCCGGCCGAGCGATCCGCCAGCACCGCCGCGTGGGTCAGGGACACGCTCCGGGCGCGGGCCCGGACGAAGCACCACGCACCCGCGGCGAGCAGCGGCACGGGAAGCACCCAGGCGGCGGCATCGCGCCACAACAGCCGGGCCAGCACACAGCCCGTGGCGGCGGCCCACACGGGAGCCACCGCCGCCTCCGTCCAGAGGACGGCATTGAGACGCCGCCGTACGCGCCGGACGGGAGCGAGGACGAGGGCCTGCAGGCGGCGTTCATCGCTGGCGGGCATGAGGGCTCCGAGTCTCGGACACTCGGCGGCCCTTCCACAAGCCACCTACTCCAGGGAGAAGGCGAAGAACTTGTCGTTGGCCGTCCCCATGCCGAAGCGCCCGTAGCCCGAGCCCCAGTAGACGGAGCCCTCCACCACGGCGGCACCGGCGTTGACGGAGCCACCGGCGGTGAAGTCCCAGAGGGTCTCCCCCGTCCGCGCGTCCAGGGCGTACATGTGGCCCTCGGCATCCAACGAGCCCGCGTAGACGACGCCGTTGGCCACCGTCACCGGCCCCATGGGCATGGACTCCTGGGGGTCTGCCTTCTGCCAGAGGATCTCCCCGGTGGCCGCATCGAGCGCGGTCCACGAGCCCCAGGTGATGCGCTCTCCCGAGACGAGCGTGTGGGGCTTCTTGTTCCAGTTGACGTTGCCCACGTAGATGCGCTCGCCGTCGGTGGCCGAGCCCCACATGATGCCGCCCGAGGAGCCGCCCGGCCCCACCAGCTTGTTCCAGACGACGGCGCCGGAGTCCGGATCCAACGCCCAGAAGATGCCGCTCTTCTGCCCGGCGCCGATCAACTCGCGCTTGCCGCCGCCCGGGGTGTTGGCGGTGAAGAGCATGACGCCCTGGCCGAAGTCATAGTCGGGACCCACGGGCGAGGGACACCACGGCTGGGGATCCAACGAGCAGGCGAAGTTCCACGCGTCGAAGCCCTGCAACCGCCGGCCCCACTTCACGGCGCCCGAGTCCAGGTCCAGCGACACGAACGCATCGATGTAGTCCTCCGTGGCCAGGCAGCTCTCGGCGGCCTCGGGAGGAGAGGACTCGATGCAGGCCTCCACAGCGTCGGGGACCTCGTAGTTGTTGCCGGTGGTGACGTAGAGGCTGTTGCGCTTCGTATCCACCACCAGGGTGTTGCTCCACACGGCGCCGCCGCTGTAGCCCTCGGGCACCATGTACGCCTGCCACCGCCGCTCGCCGGTGGCGAGGTCCACGGCCACCACACTGCCGCGGAAGGTGCAGCAGACGTAGGAGGGGTCCGCGGTGAAGGCCT
The sequence above is drawn from the Archangium gephyra genome and encodes:
- a CDS encoding DUF58 domain-containing protein, whose protein sequence is MSTPLDFDEAEVARLAPGLALALPRTPHRGRVGAVRAASAGSSLELHDFRAYQPGDDLRQMDWNAVARTGELILRVRQDEVSPRLEVLLDGSRSMALSPRKAGCARELALLATEVGAHQGLSPTLVVGGARPERVQGQVCRSALRSASFDAKDDLHAALGRLPPLRPCGLRVVVSDFLFEAPLPALVSRLAQGAAALFLVQVLDAEDLEPTGGEGARLVDAESGAALEELLTEEVLAAYTRRFAEHQKSLGAAAARARAVHLVAPAPQALRALVAGALRPLFLPAGA
- a CDS encoding ABC transporter permease, yielding MSALATDTAGTAPREEARPGLLERLGDRLNPLVVKEVRQGVRSRVFWVSFGLMLLSCFILSMVAYATSREDGLSTQGQGFFFGFYVCLAMVHFFIIPYSAYRSLAREREDETWVLLILTGLGPRRILRGKVASFLVQAGLYASAVGPFLLFSYYLNGIDLPTILLVLGLGASWLLFLTVVAVCVATLADGRIGRALVNLVLLGTLGMALMYGLIAAFFLSEQGYRSVVRENGFLLATGICLWVMFSYGWLLFETAAARLSLSTENYTRGPRLALTVQMVLTGALVMGLWLWDTPPTAAAAATSVLGCLHLCVIGIFVATDVDGQARALRVLTRPWSLLRPGAVRGFRLIVLLVLGWTALCMGFFFLSLNSSSSDSSHAHLLGVLAAPAYAILYLSLPLVVGRLPSSDRLASPAVVRVLFFAMAGLASALLPLLAVLFDQRVDDPLFNLLNPFVGVANFSDYDYSVQETKMNLGLLACVWLVAVLTAFAADRALVERERRAHAS
- a CDS encoding ABC transporter ATP-binding protein; the encoded protein is MSLLEVKGLRRDYGALRAVDDVSFELEAGTILGFIGPNGAGKSTTMRILATLDTPNAGQVTLDGHSLVDTPDKVRPLIGYMPDRYGTYDDVTVLEFLDFFARAYGLQGRERARRVASVMEFTGLLPLQEKLTSALSKGMKQRVALGRTLLHDPKLLILDEPADGLDPRARIELRELLRALADQGKAVLISSHILTELAEICDTCAIIEQGRLLATGKVADILAQATGTAVAELMVRLYPGEEGEAVWARAERLLLEQPRVKQVAREGEALRVRLEHEGGAAGGWVDESAARVLAALVGAGVPVCAFSHRERNLEDAFMHVTKGRVA
- a CDS encoding AAA family ATPase, whose amino-acid sequence is MSELLSPAEVQGAVERVAQLQKGLNQVLLDQTQVVEQVTAAVLARGHVLLEGLPGLGKTELCKALARLLGLPFRRIQFTPDLLPGDITGTYVLEGEGRREFTFREGPLFANVVLADEINRSSPKTQSALLEAMQERSVTVLGQTRPLPEPFFVLATQNPIELEGTYPLPEAQLDRFLFRVQVPPVGAKTLTTLLTTRVRGTPPVLPSVTDAEGLASLFAAVDRVHLPVPVADFIGRLVEASDPRGPGAPEPVRRFVRYGASPRAALALAAAGRALALIRGKPNVGFDEVVAAAPAVLNHRLVLAYEASLEKVGTLDVVRALLQAVPEVPRA
- a CDS encoding PQQ-binding-like beta-propeller repeat protein yields the protein MSLVLGLVAVLACEPGAKPAEWTLAGLNLSNTRHQESERVLSRRNVPGLKPRWVFSAAGSISATPAVEAGAVYFPDWGGKLWKLEARSGRVLWSHAISEYTGVPDSVSRVTPAVVGNRLILGSQQGGHLIALDKHSGELLWKTQVDPHPAAVITQSPIVHDGRVYVGVSSMEEAFTADPSYVCCTFRGSVVAVDLATGERRWQAYMVPEGYSGGAVWSNTLVVDTKRNSLYVTTGNNYEVPDAVEACIESSPPEAAESCLATEDYIDAFVSLDLDSGAVKWGRRLQGFDAWNFACSLDPQPWCPSPVGPDYDFGQGVMLFTANTPGGGKRELIGAGQKSGIFWALDPDSGAVVWNKLVGPGGSSGGIMWGSATDGERIYVGNVNWNKKPHTLVSGERITWGSWTALDAATGEILWQKADPQESMPMGPVTVANGVVYAGSLDAEGHMYALDARTGETLWDFTAGGSVNAGAAVVEGSVYWGSGYGRFGMGTANDKFFAFSLE